A stretch of the Vigna radiata var. radiata cultivar VC1973A chromosome 7, Vradiata_ver6, whole genome shotgun sequence genome encodes the following:
- the LOC106768898 gene encoding lysM domain receptor-like kinase 3 isoform X1 has product MEPRLGFLLLPLVLFSLVLAAESACKQGCPLALGSYYMWSGSNLTYISEVMSSSLLTTPDDIVLYNKDTIPNKDSVQAFIRVNVPFPCDCIDGQFLAHTFQYDVQTQDTYEQVARVVFSNLTDVTWLRRFNTYEPDNIPDTGTLNVTVNCSCGNTDVADYGLFITYPLRTGETLGSVASDVSLDSGLLQRYNPDVNFNQGSGLVYIPGKDQNGSYVFLPSSSGAGLAGGAIAGIAVGVVAVLLVLGVVIYFRIFRKKIKKEELSRDSSALFAQDGKDEASRSSAHETLGPGGPTAITGIKVDKSVEFTYEELATATDNFSLANKIGQGGFGSVYYAELRGEKAAIKKMDMQASKEFLAELKVLTRVHHLNLVRLIGYSIEGSLFLVYEYIENGNLSQHLRGSGSREPLPWATRVQIALDSARGLEYIHEHTVPVYIHRDIKSANILIDKNFRGKVADFGLTKLTEVGSSSLPTGRLVGTFGYMPPEYAQYGDVSPKVDVYAFGVVLYELISAKEAIVKTNDSATDSKGLVALFDGVLGQPDNTEDLIKLVDPRLGDNYPVDSVRKMAQLAKACTQDNPQLRPSMRSIVVALMTLSSTTDEWDVGSFYENQNLVNLMSGR; this is encoded by the exons ATGGAACCCAGATTGGGGTTTCTGCTGCTTCCCCTTGTGCTGTTTTCTCTTGTGTTGGCAGCAGAATCGGCGTGCAAGCAGGGTTGCCCTCTGGCTCTGGGCTCCTACTACATGTGGTCCGGCTCCAACCTCACCTACATCTCCGAGGTCATGTCCTCATCCCTTCTCACCACTCCCGACGACATAGTCCTCTACAACAAGGACACCATCCCCAACAAGGACAGCGTCCAGGCCTTCATAAGGGTCAACGTCCCCTTCCCTTGCGACTGCATCGACGGCCAGTTTCTCGCTCACACCTTCCAGTACGATGTTCAAACGCAGGACACCTACGAGCAAGTCGCCAGGGTCGTCTTCTCTAACCTCACCGATGTTACCTGGCTCAGGAGGTTCAACACCTATGAACCCGATAACATTCCCGACACGGGCACTCTCAACGTCACGGTGAATTGCTCTTGTGGGAACACCGATGTTGCCGATTATGGGCTGTTCATCACGTACCCTCTCAGAACCGGGGAGACTCTCGGCTCGGTGGCTTCTGATGTGAGCCTTGACTCGGGGTTGCTGCAGAGGTACAACCCTGACGTCAATTTCAACCAGGGGAGTGGACTCGTTTATATTCCGGGAAAAG ATCAAAATGGTAGCTATGTGTTTTTGCCGTCCAG tTCAGGAG CAGGACTTGCTGGTGGGGCTATTGCTGGAATAGCTGTTGGAGTTGTGGCAGTTCTTCTGGTATTAGGAGTTGTTATATATTTCAGAATATTCCggaagaagataaagaaggAGGAACTTTCACGAGATTCTAGTGCACTCTTTGCTCAAGATGGGAAGG ATGAAGCTTCCCGTAGTAGTGCGCATGAAACTTTAGGACCTGGTGGTCCTACCGCTATCACCGGCATAAAAGTGGACAAATCGGTGGAATTCACATATGAGGAACTAGCAACTGCCACAGATAACTTTAGTTTGGCTAATAAAATTGGTCAAGGAGGTTTTGGGTCAGTCTATTATGCGGAGCTGAGGGGAGAG AAAGCTGCAATCAAGAAGATGGATATGCAAGCATCAAAAGAATTTCTTGCTGAATTGAAAGTCTTGACACGTGTTCATCATTTAAACCTG GTGCGGCTGATTGGGTATAGCATCGAGGGATCTCTTTTTCTTGTCTATGAATACATTGAAAATGGAAACCTAAGCCAACATCTGCGTGGTTCAG GTAGTAGAGAACCACTGCCATGGGCTACTCGTGTTCAGATTGCTTTGGATTCTGCCAGAGGTCTTGAATATATTCACGAGCACACAGTACCTGTATATATTCATCGTGACATCAAGTCAGCAAATATATTAATAGACAAAAACTTTCGGGGCAAG GTTGCTGATTTTGGATTAACCAAACTTACAGAAGTTGGAAGTTCATCACTTCCCACGGGTCGTCTTGTTGGAACATTTGGATACATGCCACCGGA GTATGCTCAATATGGGGATGTTTCTCCCAAAGTAGACGTGTATGCTTTTGGAGTTGTTCTTTATGAACTCATTTCGGCTAAGGAAGCAATTGTCAAGACAAACGACTCTGCTACCGACTCAAAGGGCCTAGTAGCTTTG TTTGATGGAGTTCTTGGTCAGCCGGATAACACTGAAGATCTCATCAAACTAGTTGATCCAAGGCTTGGGGATAACTACCCAGTTGACTCTGTCCGCAAG ATGGCACAACTAGCCAAAGCCTGTACACAAGACAATCCTCAACTCCGTCCAAGTATGAGATCTATTGTGGTTGCGCTAATGACACTTTCTTCAACTACAGACGAGTGGGATGTTGGTTCCTTCtatgaaaatcaaaatcttgTGAATCTAATGTCAGGAAGATAG
- the LOC106768898 gene encoding lysM domain receptor-like kinase 3 isoform X2 yields MEPRLGFLLLPLVLFSLVLAAESACKQGCPLALGSYYMWSGSNLTYISEVMSSSLLTTPDDIVLYNKDTIPNKDSVQAFIRVNVPFPCDCIDGQFLAHTFQYDVQTQDTYEQVARVVFSNLTDVTWLRRFNTYEPDNIPDTGTLNVTVNCSCGNTDVADYGLFITYPLRTGETLGSVASDVSLDSGLLQRYNPDVNFNQGSGLVYIPGKDQNGSYVFLPSSSGGLAGGAIAGIAVGVVAVLLVLGVVIYFRIFRKKIKKEELSRDSSALFAQDGKDEASRSSAHETLGPGGPTAITGIKVDKSVEFTYEELATATDNFSLANKIGQGGFGSVYYAELRGEKAAIKKMDMQASKEFLAELKVLTRVHHLNLVRLIGYSIEGSLFLVYEYIENGNLSQHLRGSGSREPLPWATRVQIALDSARGLEYIHEHTVPVYIHRDIKSANILIDKNFRGKVADFGLTKLTEVGSSSLPTGRLVGTFGYMPPEYAQYGDVSPKVDVYAFGVVLYELISAKEAIVKTNDSATDSKGLVALFDGVLGQPDNTEDLIKLVDPRLGDNYPVDSVRKMAQLAKACTQDNPQLRPSMRSIVVALMTLSSTTDEWDVGSFYENQNLVNLMSGR; encoded by the exons ATGGAACCCAGATTGGGGTTTCTGCTGCTTCCCCTTGTGCTGTTTTCTCTTGTGTTGGCAGCAGAATCGGCGTGCAAGCAGGGTTGCCCTCTGGCTCTGGGCTCCTACTACATGTGGTCCGGCTCCAACCTCACCTACATCTCCGAGGTCATGTCCTCATCCCTTCTCACCACTCCCGACGACATAGTCCTCTACAACAAGGACACCATCCCCAACAAGGACAGCGTCCAGGCCTTCATAAGGGTCAACGTCCCCTTCCCTTGCGACTGCATCGACGGCCAGTTTCTCGCTCACACCTTCCAGTACGATGTTCAAACGCAGGACACCTACGAGCAAGTCGCCAGGGTCGTCTTCTCTAACCTCACCGATGTTACCTGGCTCAGGAGGTTCAACACCTATGAACCCGATAACATTCCCGACACGGGCACTCTCAACGTCACGGTGAATTGCTCTTGTGGGAACACCGATGTTGCCGATTATGGGCTGTTCATCACGTACCCTCTCAGAACCGGGGAGACTCTCGGCTCGGTGGCTTCTGATGTGAGCCTTGACTCGGGGTTGCTGCAGAGGTACAACCCTGACGTCAATTTCAACCAGGGGAGTGGACTCGTTTATATTCCGGGAAAAG ATCAAAATGGTAGCTATGTGTTTTTGCCGTCCAG tTCAGGAG GACTTGCTGGTGGGGCTATTGCTGGAATAGCTGTTGGAGTTGTGGCAGTTCTTCTGGTATTAGGAGTTGTTATATATTTCAGAATATTCCggaagaagataaagaaggAGGAACTTTCACGAGATTCTAGTGCACTCTTTGCTCAAGATGGGAAGG ATGAAGCTTCCCGTAGTAGTGCGCATGAAACTTTAGGACCTGGTGGTCCTACCGCTATCACCGGCATAAAAGTGGACAAATCGGTGGAATTCACATATGAGGAACTAGCAACTGCCACAGATAACTTTAGTTTGGCTAATAAAATTGGTCAAGGAGGTTTTGGGTCAGTCTATTATGCGGAGCTGAGGGGAGAG AAAGCTGCAATCAAGAAGATGGATATGCAAGCATCAAAAGAATTTCTTGCTGAATTGAAAGTCTTGACACGTGTTCATCATTTAAACCTG GTGCGGCTGATTGGGTATAGCATCGAGGGATCTCTTTTTCTTGTCTATGAATACATTGAAAATGGAAACCTAAGCCAACATCTGCGTGGTTCAG GTAGTAGAGAACCACTGCCATGGGCTACTCGTGTTCAGATTGCTTTGGATTCTGCCAGAGGTCTTGAATATATTCACGAGCACACAGTACCTGTATATATTCATCGTGACATCAAGTCAGCAAATATATTAATAGACAAAAACTTTCGGGGCAAG GTTGCTGATTTTGGATTAACCAAACTTACAGAAGTTGGAAGTTCATCACTTCCCACGGGTCGTCTTGTTGGAACATTTGGATACATGCCACCGGA GTATGCTCAATATGGGGATGTTTCTCCCAAAGTAGACGTGTATGCTTTTGGAGTTGTTCTTTATGAACTCATTTCGGCTAAGGAAGCAATTGTCAAGACAAACGACTCTGCTACCGACTCAAAGGGCCTAGTAGCTTTG TTTGATGGAGTTCTTGGTCAGCCGGATAACACTGAAGATCTCATCAAACTAGTTGATCCAAGGCTTGGGGATAACTACCCAGTTGACTCTGTCCGCAAG ATGGCACAACTAGCCAAAGCCTGTACACAAGACAATCCTCAACTCCGTCCAAGTATGAGATCTATTGTGGTTGCGCTAATGACACTTTCTTCAACTACAGACGAGTGGGATGTTGGTTCCTTCtatgaaaatcaaaatcttgTGAATCTAATGTCAGGAAGATAG